A region of the Polyodon spathula isolate WHYD16114869_AA unplaced genomic scaffold, ASM1765450v1 scaffolds_1306, whole genome shotgun sequence genome:
ttcctcagctcttGTCACTAGTctacactgcctccctccttccctcccagtcGCTCAGTTCTTGTCACTAAGGTCACtcgttatttgtttttgttttccaggacGGACTACAGTTGGCTCTGCCGCAAAAGACATCAATGTGCAGGGCCCGGGCATCGCTGCCCAGCACTGCTACATCGTGAATCAGAACGGGGTCATCACGCTGCACCCCTGTGGGAACCCCTGCTCCATCGACGGCATCCCTGTCACCAAGCCCGTCCGCCTGACACAAGGTAGAGGACGTAGCTGCACGAGAACTACCAGGGCTAGCAGAGACCTTGCACGCACTGGGAGCAGCCCAAGCTTCAGCAGCATGAGTTCTCTCCCTGATAGAAGCTGACTGCACTGTCGGTGCGGTAGCAAAACGAACTCA
Encoded here:
- the LOC121309538 gene encoding pleckstrin homology-like domain family B member 1 yields the protein MENLNRNLTEHGRQTHQILQGTPLDLIETGKGLKVQAERPHLVSLGSGRLSTAITLLPLAEGRTTVGSAAKDINVQGPGIAAQHCYIVNQNGVITLHPCGNPCSIDGIPVTKPVRLTQGRGRSCTRTTRASRDLARTGSSPSFSSMSSLPDRS